Proteins from a single region of Corylus avellana chromosome ca11, CavTom2PMs-1.0:
- the LOC132165291 gene encoding trimethyltridecatetraene synthase-like — MEASSWALTVMAWLAALAVLSKIFTFKRHQPKFPPGPKPWPIIGNLNLIGALPHQSLHKLSQKYGPIMHLKLGSVSVVVAASPEMAKQFLKTHDHIFASRPQPAAGKYISYNYSDILWAPYGPYFRQARKIYMSEVFTPKRLESYEYIRVEERSALLSRLHALSGNPIKVKEHLVLYTLSVISRVALGKKYFSESESESETSAVTFKEFLEMLDEWFVLNSDFNVGDWIPWLNFLDLQGFVKRMKALSKRFDRFHDHVFDDHKAKRGAGDFVPNDMVDLMLQLADDPNTDVKLTYDNLKGLTQDLIIGATDTAATSVEWTMSELLKQPHLISKATEELDRVIGKDRWVEEKDIPQLPYIDAIVKETMRKHPPAVMLAPHFALEDCTVVDYDIRKGSIVLINTWGMGRDPLIWDAPEEFRPERFLGKAIDVKGQYFELLPFGSGRRMCPGYSLGLKMVYSTLANMLHGFEWKLPDNMKPEDLTMEEVYGLATSRKFPVVAVTKPRLPLHLY; from the exons ATGGAGGCTTCTTCTTGGGCTCTTACAGTAATGGCATGGCTAGCTGCCTTAGCTGTTCTCTCAAAAATCTTCACCTTCAAACGCCACCAACCAAAATTTCCACCGGGTCCTAAACCTTGGCCAATCATCGGCAATCTAAACCTTATTGGAGCCCTCCCTCACCAATCCCTCCACaaattgtcacaaaaatacGGACCGATTATGCACCTCAAGTTAGGGTCGGTGTCAGTTGTGGTTGCCGCATCTCCGGAAATGGCAAAGCAATTCCTAAAGACACATGACCATATCTTTGCCTCTAGACCCCAACCCGCTGCAGGGAAGTACATTTCTTACAACTACAGCGATATCTTATGGGCACCTTACGGACCATATTTCCGGCAAGCACGTAAAATATATATGTCGGAGGTATTTACCCCAAAAAGACTAGAGTCGTATGAGTATATTCGCGTGGAAGAAAGGAGTGCTCTTCTCTCTCGCCTTCATGCCTTGTCTGGGAATCCCATTAAGGTGAAAGAGCATCTCGTGCTCTACACTCTCAGCGTTATAAGCAGAGTTGCATTGGGTAAGAAGTATTTCAGTGAATCCGAATCCGAATCCGAAACCTCTGCCGTCACTTTCAAGGAATTCCTGGAAATGTTGGATGAATGGTTCGTGCTTAATTCAGATTTCAACGTGGGCGACTGGATTCCGTGGCTCAATTTCTTGGACCTGCAGGGATTCGTGAAGCGAATGAAGGCCTTGAGCAAAAGATTTGATCGATTCCACGACCATGTCTTTGACGACCACAAGGCAAAGAGAGGAGCGGGAGATTTCGTGCCAAACGACATGGTGGATCTAATGTTGCAGCTGGCTGATGATCCTAATACCGATGTTAAGCTCACTTATGACAATCTCAAGGGCCTCactcag GATCTCATAATAGGAGCCACGGATACAGCTGCGACTTCGGTGGAATGGACAATGTCCGAACTCTTGAAACAACCACACCTCATCAGCAAGGCCACTGAGGAGTTGGATAGGGTGATTGGAAAAGACAGATGGGTAGAAGAGAAAGATATCCCACAACTTCCTTATATTGATGCAATTGTAAAGGAAACAATGAGGAAACACCCTCCGGCCGTAATGCTTGCACCGCACTTTGCTCTTGAAGACTGTACCGTAGTCGATTATGATATTCGTAAAGGAAGCATAGTCCTCATAAATACATGGGGTATGGGAAGAGACCCTTTAATATGGGATGCACCTGAAGAGTTCCGCCCGGAGAGGTTCTTAGGAAAGGCTATTGATGTGAAGGGGCAATATTTCGAGCTGTTGCCCTTTGGCTCTGGTAGGAGGATGTGCCCTGGTTACAGCCTTGGATTGAAGATGGTTTATTCAACCTTGGCTAATATGTTGCACGGATTCGAGTGGAAATTGCCAGACAACATGAAGCCTGAAGATTTGACTATGGAGGAAGTTTATGGTTTGGCAACATCTAGAAAGTTCCCAGTTGTTGCAGTCACGAAGCCACGACTCCCACTTCATCTTTATTAG